From Thunnus maccoyii chromosome 21, fThuMac1.1, whole genome shotgun sequence, the proteins below share one genomic window:
- the crispld1a gene encoding cysteine-rich secretory protein LCCL domain-containing 1 — protein sequence MRRVFPHWLRGVSLLLLLQTAISMVMLPNSTGWQQILDKYLDEDGDWWEAKQRGKRAITDSDAQLILDLHNKLRGQVYPSASNMEYMVWDTELERTAEEWAETCLWEHGPASLLPQIGQNLGAHWGRYRPPTFHVQAWYDEVKDYSFPYPQECNPYCPFRCSGPVCTHYTQLVWATSSRIGCAVNLCYNMNVWGQIWAKAVYLVCNYSPKGNWWGHAPYKHGTPCSACPPSYGGGCKDNLCYKDDNSNPPQEETEEYNFIEPEAPRTPQKPRPRVSKPEPPSLPNPAPTKPPTVDLQKNEVVNTQQMSQLVKCDTKLRDQCKGTPCNRYECPAGCLDATGKVVGTVYYEMQSSVCRAGLHAGVIDNDGGWMDVTRQGRKDFFIKSNKNGVPSLGKYQSANSFTVSRVAVIAITCETTVAQLCPYQKPAKHCPRLFCPRNCLEENPHISRVIGTTIYSDKSSVCRAAVHAGVIKNDVGGYIDVMPVDKRKHYIASYQNGIVSESLQNPPGGKAFRVFAVI from the exons ATGAGACGTGTGTTCCCGCACTGGCTGAGGGGCgtgtccctgctgctgctgctccagacGGCCATCTCCATGGTGATGCTTCCAAACTCCACCGGCTGGCAGCAGATTCTGGACAAGTATTTGGACGAGGACGGGGACTGGTGGGAGGCcaagcagagaggaaagagggcAATCACCGACAGTGACGCTCAGCTCATCCTGGACCTTCACAATAAGCTGCGAGGCCAGGTCTACCCTTCCGCTTCCAACATGGAGTACATG GTGTGGGACACAGAGTTGGAGCGGACGGCAGAAGAGTGGGCTGAGACCTGCCTTTGGGAACATGGTCCTGCCAGCTTGCTGCCACAGATCGGACAAAATCTGGGAGCCCACTGGGGAAG GTACCGTCCACCTACGTTCCATGTGCAGGCCTGGTATGATGAAGTGAAAGACTATTCCTTCCCTTACCCTCAGGAGTGTAACCCCTACTGCCCCTTCAGATGCTCCGGCCCGGTTTGCACTCATTACACACAG CTGGTGTGGGCCACCAGCAGTCGGATTGGCTGTGCCGTCAACTTGTGTTACAACATGAATGTGTGGGGACAGATTTGGGCCAAAGCTGTCTATCTTGTCTGCAATTATTCACCAAA GGGGAACTGGTGGGGCCATGCACCTTATAAACATGGGACACCATGCTCTGCCTGTCCTCCCAGTTATGGAGGAGGCTGCAAGGACAACCTCTGCTACAAAG ATGACAATTCCAACCCTCCACAAGAGGAAACGGAAGAATACAACTTCATTGAGCCAGAGGCCCCCCGTACTCCGCAAAAGCCCCGGCCCCGGGTCTCAAAGCCCGAGCCTCCCAGTCTCCCCAACCCAGCCCCCACCAAGCCCCCCACAGTGGACCTGCAGAAGAATGAAGTGGTCAACACACAGCAGATGT CTCAGCTTGTGAAATGTGACACTAAGCTTCGTGATCAGTGTAAAGGAACGCCATGCAATAG ATATGAGTGTCCAGCTGGATGCTTAGATGCTACAGGAAAAGTAGTTGGGACAGTTTACTATGAAATG CAATCCAGTGTTTGCAGAGCTGGTCTACATGCTGGTGTCATAGATAATGatggaggatggatggatgtaacAAGGCAAGGAAGAAAGGACTTTTTCATCAAATCCAACAAGAATGGAGTACCATCTCTAGG AAAATATCAGAGTGCTAATTCCTTCACAGTTTCCAGAGTAGCAG TCATAGCCATCACATGTGAAACCACAGTGGCACAGCTGTGTCCATACCAAAAGCCTGCAAAACATTGCCCGAG ATTATTCTGCCCGAGAAACTGTTTAGAAGAGAACCCGCACATATCCAGAGTAATTGGCACCACAATATACTCTGAT AAGTCCAGTGTATGCCGGGCAGCGGTCCATGCTGGAGTCATCAAGAACGATGTGGGTGGCTACATCGATGTGATGCCAGTGGACAAGCGGAAACACTACATTGCCTCATATCAAAATGGCATTGTCTCTGAAAG TCTTCAAAATCCTCCTGGAGGGAAGGCGTTCCGGGTGTTTGCTGTGATTTGA